In Marivivens aquimaris, one genomic interval encodes:
- a CDS encoding HPr kinase/phosphorylase, whose product MPTSHPTRWGHALSSASRSEALRLHASCVALNGRAVLITGRSGSGKSTLALQLLALGCDLVGDDAVDVLPDLTVRSPHTIRGKIEARGVGLLKADAVEAELAMIVDLDQVEEDRLPPWRTKRLHNREVPLLYRVDGIHFVYAIRQYLLRGRSD is encoded by the coding sequence ATGCCGACATCACATCCGACCCGCTGGGGGCACGCTTTGTCGTCGGCCTCCCGATCTGAGGCCCTGCGACTTCACGCATCATGTGTAGCCTTGAACGGGCGGGCGGTTCTCATCACCGGCCGCTCGGGTTCGGGCAAGTCTACTCTGGCGCTTCAGCTGCTCGCGCTCGGTTGTGATCTCGTGGGTGACGATGCAGTCGACGTCCTCCCCGATTTGACCGTGAGAAGCCCTCACACGATTCGTGGGAAAATCGAAGCACGGGGTGTCGGGCTGCTCAAAGCGGACGCCGTGGAGGCTGAATTGGCGATGATTGTCGATCTCGATCAGGTCGAAGAGGACCGCCTCCCGCCTTGGCGCACGAAAAGATTACACAATCGCGAAGTACCGCTCCTTTACAGGGTGGATGGCATTCACTTTGTTTATGCAATCCGTCAGTATCTTCTTAGGGGCAGATCAGATTAG
- the rapZ gene encoding RNase adapter RapZ encodes MQTEPEKQQIIFVTGPSGAGRTTAVRALEDIGFEVIDNLPISLMDRLIEGQPLERPLALGLDVRNRDFSVNAVINKIDMLAEDERFDLQVLYMDCDESTLIRRFSETRRRHPLSVEGAPIEGIARERDLLQPIRARAGILIDTTAMTPHEARAEVQGWFRPEEGKSLAITIESFSYKRGLPRGLDIVLDCRFLRNPHWEPALRTKDGRDSAVAQYVAEDERFDAFFLGVVDMARLLLPAYQEEGKSHLAIAFGCTGGQHRSVALTEMLAKALAEDGWQVSKRHRELERRPESDRALRGQEA; translated from the coding sequence ATGCAGACCGAGCCGGAAAAACAGCAGATTATCTTTGTGACCGGACCCTCCGGTGCCGGACGGACAACTGCTGTGCGTGCGCTGGAAGACATCGGTTTCGAGGTCATCGACAACCTGCCAATCAGCCTCATGGACCGCCTGATCGAAGGCCAGCCGCTAGAGCGTCCGCTCGCGCTTGGTCTTGATGTCCGCAACCGCGATTTCTCGGTCAATGCGGTGATTAACAAGATCGACATGCTCGCCGAGGACGAACGGTTTGATCTGCAAGTTCTCTACATGGACTGCGATGAAAGCACGTTGATCCGGCGTTTCTCGGAAACCCGCCGCCGTCACCCGCTGTCGGTGGAAGGTGCCCCGATCGAAGGGATTGCCCGCGAACGTGACCTGCTTCAGCCGATCCGCGCGCGTGCGGGTATCCTGATCGACACGACGGCCATGACGCCGCACGAGGCGCGTGCAGAGGTTCAGGGCTGGTTCCGTCCTGAAGAGGGCAAATCGCTCGCGATTACGATCGAGAGCTTTTCGTACAAGCGCGGCCTGCCGCGCGGGCTCGATATCGTTCTGGATTGTAGATTTCTCAGGAACCCGCATTGGGAACCGGCGCTCAGGACCAAGGACGGGCGCGACAGTGCTGTCGCTCAATATGTGGCCGAAGATGAACGATTTGATGCGTTTTTTCTTGGAGTAGTGGACATGGCGCGGCTTTTGCTCCCTGCTTATCAGGAAGAAGGCAAATCGCACCTCGCCATCGCATTCGGCTGTACCGGAGGGCAACACCGCTCCGTCGCCTTGACTGAAATGCTGGCAAAAGCGCTTGCAGAGGATGGATGGCAAGTGTCTAAACGCCATCGGGAACTGGAACGTCGCCCAGAAAGCGACAGGGCATTACGAGGACAGGAAGCGTGA